A window of Rhizoctonia solani chromosome 5, complete sequence genomic DNA:
CACTGGATTGCCTATTGCTGATGACAGAGCCAAGCAACTGGCTGAGACTATTCAGGCAGTACAGGTGtcaatcaaatgggctcagGAGTGCTACAAACAGGCAGACACAGGGAAACCTCCTCCTGAGTTTCAACCAGGAGACTAAGTTTGGCTTCTGGCTTCCAATATCATGTCACAGCACATCAACAAAAAGCTAGACCATAAGCAGTATGCTTTCCCTGTCAAAAAAGAGTGGGCTCTCACGCTTATTGCCTGGCTCTCCCTGAGAccatgaaaatccatgatgtgttccATGTCAGCTTATTGTCTGCTTTCAAACAAGAcacagagtttgattgcaCATTCACCCCTCTGCCAACTGTGATCACAGCACagggagaagaggagtatCAAGTAGACAAATTTGTAGATTGGACAGCAGAAGGCAGAATCTGGAAGTACAGGGTCAGATGAAAGGGATATGCACCCCATGaggacacatgggaaccagccaaGGATCTACAGCAttgcaaggacaaattgcgcaacttctttgccaatcatGCAGATGCCCCAGCCGCCAACAACACCATCCCTGCCAATGCGTGCAAAGTTCAAAGAGGCAAGATAGTCAAACAACTCAGCAAGTCAAAAACTGCCTGCTTTGTCACTTTACAAGCTCTCACTGCCACAACTTGCCCTGCTAAGCTCTTCTTGCAATCCCCATTATCCCAGCATGCCCATCTTCAGCTCTATTGACGCCTTGGCCTACAACCCTTGCCTGAACATTGATTGCTACATCATGAACGGCCCAGAGGAGATGAGAGCACACCTAAACCGCTCTGCCAACATAATTCACGCTCTGATGAGCGCCAGCAGTTGCAACAAGGTCAGGTTCTTCAAGCGCGACATGTAAAAGCACCCCAAGTGGGGATTCCTCTATTGGCTTGACCCCAGGGGAGAAGAAGGACCAGATACACTGTATGGGAAGCAAGTATACCGCTGGTGGCACTTCATTGCCTCCCATACAGGTGCATTCAGGGATCTGGCACAATGGCATCACCATGGGTTAGCTACCACCCCCCCCACAGTCTCCACACCTCCATCTGCAAGAGAGCTGACCCAGGCAGTGCAGAACCTCATTCTGCTTTACCCAGTGGACCTGCCAGCCTACACAAGCAGGCCAGCAACACCAGTGACCCCTCCAGCATGCCAAGACACTCCCAGGCCAACAGAGATGCATGCACCAGCACCCTTGCCCATCCCCCTGTTCTCCAGCATGCCAGACACTTGCTGGACCCCAGGATACTCATCTCCATTGAGAGAAACACAATGGGAGCCTCAGAGCTACCTAGGATGGAGCAATGAGGAGATAAGAAGGAATGTGGAAACATTTGAAGGCAGGGAGAATGAGGAGCTGTTCAGCTTTGAGGAGTTACGTGCTATTGATTGTTCTGGGTGGATGTAAGCAGCCCTTTGTCACTGCCTAAGGGCTTTTGaaggggggcaatgtcaagagtctcacctcctgacacAACTATGTATTACCTGTCacttccttcctccccccAGTACATTtgtctggggaactcatctgcatccatctcatctgtttgcatagttcctatcttccttgtttatgttcttccctcttccttgttccctccTTGCACATAGTCCGGACTTATTCcgttctaagtgcttctatcttgcttatcttgctgcgcaccgGCCCGGTTCACTGTATAGAGCTTCTCAGCCATGTGCTTTATCTTGCTTCCCAGTTGTGCCGCCCAGACACCGTCTTTTCTCTTTGTTTTACCCCCTTGTACTTTGTTAtaaaaagaagactgtgaattggcttggaaaccccaagaacaattcaccttgttgatttcccaccctctcatctgtgtgaatcatCTCAAAAACTCACAGCAGTCATTTCTTTCCTGGTTGTGACCCTTTGCTTCGGGCATTATTATGAGCAAA
This region includes:
- a CDS encoding Retrotransposable element Tf2 protein, with amino-acid sequence MKIHDVFHVSLLSAFKQDTEFDCTFTPLPTVITAQGEEEYQVDKFGYAPHEDTWEPAKDLQHCKDKLRNFFANHADAPAANNTIPANACKVQRGKIVKQLSKSKTACFVTLQALTATTCPAKLFLQSPLSQHAHLQLY